Proteins encoded together in one Thamnophis elegans isolate rThaEle1 chromosome 10, rThaEle1.pri, whole genome shotgun sequence window:
- the DUSP5 gene encoding dual specificity protein phosphatase 5, giving the protein MKVTALDSRRLKQLLRKDPALCLVLDCRPYFSYSASCLRGSLNVNLNSVVIRRSHGRPVPLHFVVPDEAARGRLLLPPAACSEEREGDAAPPRTLTAVVVLDQNTRHWRKLKKESTAQIVLNTLSASLPEAGARVCFLKGGYETFYSQYPEFCIDVKPLSQEKIETEKSINSLHEKQFIHQKPAYDQGGPVEILPFLYLGSAYHASKCEFLANLNITALLNVSRKSSEPFTNQFCCKWIPVEDSHTADISSHFQEAIEFIDCTRRAGGKILVHCEAGISRSPTICMAYLMKMRKFRLEEAFDYIKQRRSLISPNFSFMGQLLQYESEILSLAPSPPVASCKRDAVSFFTEELALSKSFPFPTSVLNSVSLHSPVHPLMLNSIAANSSCWALLGTRDGTIP; this is encoded by the exons ATGAAGGTAACGGCTCTGGATTCTCGTCGACTCAAGCAACTGCTACGGAAGGACCCCGCCCTGTGCCTCGTCCTGGACTGCAGACCCTACTTCTCCTATTCTGCCTCTTGCCTCCGAGGGTCCCTCAACGTCAACCTCAACTCAGTGGTCATCCGCCGCTCCCATGGGCGGCCCGTGCCTTTACACTTCGTGGTGCCCGACGAGGCGGCCCGGGGGCGGCTTCTGCTCCCGCCGGCTGCTTGCtcggaagaaagagaaggggacgCCGCGCCGCCTCGGACTTTGACGGCCGTGGTTGTCCTGGATCAAAACACCAGGCACTGGCGGAAGCTCAAGAAAGAGAGCACGGCGCAGATCGTGCTGAACACGCTGTCTGCAAGCCTGCCCGAGGCTGGAGCCCGCGTCTGCTTCCTAAAAG GAGGTTATGAAACATTTTACTCACAATATCCAGAGTTCTGCATAGATGTAAAGCCTCTGTCCCAAGAGAAGATTGAAACTGAGAAAAGCATCAACAGCTTGCATGAGAAGCAATTCATCCACCAGAAGCCAGCATATGATCAG GGTGGTCCGGTGGAAATCCTGCCTTTCCTATACCTTGGCAGTGCCTATCATGCTTCCAAGTGTGAGTTCCTTGCCAACTTAAACATCACTGCACTCTTGAATGTCTCCAGAAAGAGTTCTGAACCCTTTACTAACCAATTCTGCTGTAAGTGGATCCCAGTGGAGGACAGTCACACAGCAGACATCAGCTCACACTTCCAGGAAGCCATAGAATTTATCG atTGTACCAGACGGGCAGGGGGCAAGATCCTGGTGCACTGTGAAGCAGGGATTTCTCGCTCTCCCACCATCTGCATGGCTTATCTGATGAAAATGAGAAAATTCCGCCTGGAGGAAGCATTTGACTATATCAAGCAACGGAGGAGTCTGATCTCGCCAAACTTCAGTTTCATGGGGCAGCTGTTGCAGTACGAGTCAGAAATTTTGTCTTTGGCTCCTAGCCCTCCTGTTGCGTCTTGCAAAAGGGATGCTGTGTCTTTCTTCACAGAAGAGCTGGCTTTGAGCAAAAGTTTTCCCTTTCCTACCTCGGTTTTGAATTCAGTGTCCCTGCACTCGCCTGTCCATCCACTAATGTTGAACTCTATTGCTGCAAATTCATCATGCTGGGCCCTCTTGGGAACAAGAGACGGTACAATTCCATGA